The stretch of DNA GAATCGGTAGTGCGCCAAAGCTGATAACGCTGACTTCCATGCCCGTGCGGCCAAGTTTGCGTTTTTCCATAGTTTGGTCCTCCTCATAAGCTATTTCTATTTCTGATTTATTCTCGTGCTATTCTCCAAATCCTGCAAATATAAACAACACTTGCTCTACTCTGCTGTTATAATACTAATGATGCAAAAAAACAGCCCTTTATGTATGTTTTGTTTTCTCGAAAAATACACTTGACTTCTAAGCATGGATTAAATATAATTATGCCATAATAGCAAAAAGCAACGCAATGAACGGGAAGCTTGATACTCGAGTTCTGCAGAGAGCTGACGGCAGGTGAAAGTCAGCGAACTTGACAACAAGTTCCGCCCCGAAGCGGCTGATGATGAATCATGACGGGTTCCGCCCGATACTGCGGAGAGAGTTGGTTGCTATTTTTGCAACAACTTGGGTGGCAACGCGGGAGTAATCTCGCCCCAATTCGGGGCGGGATTTTTTGTTTTCTAAAAAGAGTTTTTTAAATTTAAAATCATGGAGGTAAATGATATGAGAGTATTAGTAAGCGATCCGGTATCACAACGCGGCGTAGAGGTTCTGCAAAAAGAATTCGCAGTTGATGTCAAGACCAACCTTAAGCCGGAAGAACTGATTAAAATTATCCCTGAGTATGATGCGCTTGTTGTACGCAGTGAAACCAAAGTAACCAAAGAAGTGCTTGAAGCTGCTACCAACCTGAAGGTTATCGGCCGCGCCGGCGTCGGTGTTGACAACATTGACGTTGAAGCTGCTACCAAAAAAGGGGTAATCGTCCTCAACACACCAGAAGGCAACACCATTGCCGCTACCGAGCACACAATGGCTATGATGCTGGCTTTAGCCCGCAACATCCCCCAGGCTCACGCGTCGATGAAAAACAAAGAGTGGAAGCGTAGCCAGTTCATGGGCGTTGAAATGCGCGGCAAAACTCTTGGCATTTTAGGCTTAGGCCGGATTGGGACCGGCGTTGCCAAGCGGGCTTTAGCTATGGAAATGCAAGTTATGGCCTATGACCCATTCATGAATGCCGAAAGAGCTGAAGATCTCGGTATCCAGGTAGCTGAAATTGATGAAATCCTGGCTAAAGCCGATTTTATCACCCTGCATCTGCCCAAAACTCCCCAAACCGTAAACCTTCTAAATAAAGAAAGTTTCGCCAAAATGAAAAAAGGCGTCCGCATCGTAAACTGTGCCCGCGGCGGCGTAATTAACGAAGCCGACTTGGCTGAAGCCCTGAAAAACGGTACAGTAGCCGGCGCAGCAGTCGACGTATTCTCCAAAGAACCAGCCGCAGCTGACAATCCACTGCTCGATGTTGATAATATTGTGCTTACCCCGCACTTGGGCGCATCAACAGCAGAAGCACAGGTAGGCGTAGCCGTCGATGTCGCTGAAGGCATTATTCAAGCTTTGAAAGGCGAGCCGGTATCCACCGCTGTTAATATGGCGCCAATTCCGCCTCATGTACTCGAAACCATCAAACCTTACCTTAACCTGGCTGAGAAAATGGGCTGCCTGGCCGTCCATCTTGCCGAAGGCCGCATCAATGCTATCGATGTTGAATATAACGGCGAAATTAGCGAAGTTGATACCAAGATGCTGACAACCGGAATAATTAAAGGCATGCTCAATCCTATTCTCCAAGAGAAAATTAACTATGTTAATGCCCCCGGTCTTGCCAAAGCCCGCGGCATTAAGATTAAGGAAGTCAAGAGTAAAGATATTGCCAACTTTGCTGATTTAATTACCGTTAAGATTCATACTGATAAGGGTCTTAAATTAGTTGCGGGCACATTATTCGGACGCGAAGAAGAGCGGATTGTTAAGATTAACGGCTTCCGCGTTGACGTTGAGCCAAACGGCTGGTTATTAATCGGACCTCATAGCAACCGCCCGGGTATCGTCGGTAAGATTGGCACCATTCTCGGTGAAGAAAATATCAACATTGCCGGCATGCAAGTTGGGCGCAGTGAAATTGCTGGCACCAGCATTATGGTTGTCAACGTCGATTCTGATGTTCCAACCCCGGTTATGCTCAAAATTAAAGCGATTGACGGTATGCTGGGTGCCCAGCTCGTTAATCTTAACGCATAAGGAGGTACTCAATGGCTATCGTAAAACCTTTTCGCGGCCTGCGGCCTGCACCGGACCTTGCAGCTAAGGTAGCAGCGCTGCCCTACGATGTAATGGACTCGGAGGAAGCCAGACAAATTACTGAAACCAATCCCTATAGTTTCTTGCGGGTTACCAAATCCGAAGTCGATTTGCCGCCCGATATTGATGTACACACGCCGGAGGTATATGAAAAAGCTAAGGCCAACCTCCAACAGTTTATCGATGATAAAATCCTAGTTCAGGATGAAAAGCCCTGCTTTTATGTTTATAAGCAAAAAATGGGTAATCATACCCAAGTTGGCTTAGCTGCGGCTGTTTCGGTTGATGAATATTTGCAGAATATAATTAGGAAACATGAATTTACCCGTCCTGACAAGGAACAAGACCGGGTAGATCATATCACAACAACCGGCGCCCAAACAGGTTCAGTATTCCTGACCTATAAGGCAGATCAAACCAGCAAAGCGCTGCTGGCCGAAGCAATGAACAAACCCCCGGCTTATGATTTTACCGCAAGCGACGGTATCAGCCATACGCTGTATGTCGTCGATGAACCAGATAAAATTGCGGCCATCGAACAAGCTTTCCAAAAAGTCAATGTTCTCTACATCGCTGATGGCCATCACCGCTCAGCGGCCGCGGCCAGAGTTGCCGAAGCTTGCCGTAAAGCCAATCCTAACCATACCGGTGACGAGGCTTATAACAAATTTTTGGCCGTCATCTTCCCGGACGACATGGTATATATAATGGATTACAACCGGGTTGTCAGCGATTTAAACGGACTTACAACGGATGATTTTTTAGCCGAAGTCCGGGAAAAGTTTGAAGTAGTACCCTGCGACGCCGCTCATAAGCCGGCTCACCCTCATACCTTCGGAATGTACCTTGGCGGCCGCTGGTATAATCTGACCGCTAAACAGGGCAGCTACAATGATGCTGATCCGGTTGCTAAATTAGATGTCAGCATTCTTCAGGATAACCTTCTCAACCCCATACTGGGCGTCAAGGATCCCCGCACCGATAAACGGATTAACTTCGTCGGCGGAATCAGAGGAATGGACGAACTGGTTCGTCTGGTCGACAGTGGTAAATATCAAGTCGCCTTCTCAATGTATGCAACTTCAATAAAAGAACTCATGGATATTGCCGACGCCGAACAGGTTATGCCACCTAAATCAACCTGGTTTGAACCTAAGCTGCGCGATGCCATGGTAGTCCATCTTATCCGCTAAATTACGAACTTTAACATATGGAGGGAATTAAAATGAACCGTGTCTTTAATTTCAGTGCCGGTCCGGCTACTCTGCCGCTGGCTGTTCTTGAGGAAGCTAAGCAGGAACTATTGGATTATCAAAATGCCGGAATGTCAGTCCTTGAGATGAGCCATCGCTCCAAACCGTATGAAGCGATAAACAACGAGGCTGAAGCTAATATGAAAGAACTGCTGGGCCTGGGCGACGATTACCGCGTCCTATTCCTGCAAGGCGGCGCCAGCACTCAATTCGCAATGGTGCCGATGAACTTCCTGACTCCGGACCGCACCGCCGACTATATTCTTACCGGCGCCTGGTCGGAAAAGGCTCAGAAGGAAGCTAAGCTGTACGGAAAAACTCATGTCGCAGCCTCGACCGCTGACGGCAACTACAAACGCATTCCAACGATGGACGAAATAAAGCTAAGCGAAAATCCCGCTTATGTTCACATTACCTCCAACAATACCATCTTCGGCACCCAGTGGCAGACGCTGCCGGCCTTCAACAACGTGCCCCTGATTGCTGATATGTCTTCCGATATGCTGTCCCGTCCGTTCAACGCCAAAGACTTTGCACTTATTTATGCCGGCGCGCAAAAGAACCTTGGACCGGCTGGCGTAACAGTAGTCGTTATCAGAAAAGACATGTTGGAGAACAACCCAAAAACCATTCCGACCATGCTACGCTACTCCACCCACTCCGATAAGGATTCACTTTACAATACACCGCCAAGCTTTGCCGTGTACATTGTCAACCTCGTTTTACGCTGGCTTAAAGGCTTGGGCGGCCTAGCGGCAATCGAGAAGATGAATATCGAAAAAGCCGGTCTTGTTTATGACGCTATTGATCAAAGCGGCGGCTTCTATAAGGGCCATGCCGATAAAGACAGCCGCTCACTGATGAATATCACCTTCCGTCTGCCTAGCGAAGAGTTGGAAAAAACCTTTGTTGCCGAAGCTGCTAAGCTTGGCCTTAATGGACTAAAAGGCCATCGCTCGGTTGGCGGTCTAAGAGCTTCCACCTATAATGCCATGCCAAAAGAAGGCTGCCAAGCTCTGCGTGACTTCATGCTGGAATTCCAGCGTAAGAACGGGTAATACAAAGCGGAAATTAAAAAATGGAAAGCGGAGGTTAACACCTGCTTTCCATTTTTATTTATATCACTTTTAACTACTTTCCACTCGGCTTTACCACATATATCTTCCAAAACAGGAAAAACTTATACCAAACAAGAATATATTTAGGCTATGATAGTTAAAGGAGGATCTTAATGAAAGAAGTAACTTATAACGAGTATGCCGATAAGGCTCTTGAGATTTTGAGCAATGGCGCTTTTTTAACAACTGCTCATGACGGTAAAGTTAATACCATGACAATCGGCTGGGGCAGTGTAAGCTATATCTGGGGAAAGCCGGTAATGATGGTAATGGTTAGAGAATCCCGCTACACTCACGATCTAATCGAAAAAAGCGGTGAATTCACCGTCAGCCTGCCATTTAAGGACATGAAAAAGAAGCTAAATTTCTGCGGCGCCAAGTCCGGCCGAGAAGTTGATAAAATTGCCGTAACAGAGCTAACCACCGCTCCCGGTCAAAAAGTCAGCACACCAGTTATAGCTGACTGCGGCTTGACTTACGAGTGTAAAATAGTCTACAAACAAGTAATGGATGAGGCTGGCCTTGACCCGGAATATAAACAAAAGTGGTATGCTCAAGGCGACTACCATACTCTGTATTACGGAGAAATTGTGGCTTGTTATACAAATGATAAGTAAAACCGTTGAAAAACTTGGTTTTTAAACAGCTCTATTTCCGATATACCAAAAATAGCGAGGCATTAGCCTCGCTATTTTTGTATCTTAATTTTCGTTCACTGTTGCAGCCTTTTGCCGGAATTGCCGCACTTTATACAACATAATCGGCAGAATGAGCAGCGGTATACCTAAGTATAAGGAGTTTCTCAAATCTTCGGTGAAGGCAACCACCACCAAGCATGCTACCTGCGCCCAAATGCCGAAATAGGTTAAGTACGGGAACCAGGGAGCACGGAACTTCAAGCTCTCGACCCCGCCTTGGCTTTCCAGCCGCCGCCGAAAATTCAGCTGCGACCAGCAAATTGAGATCCAGGCAATAGCACCCGAGAAGCCTGACAGGGCAAGAAGATAAGTAAAGATTGTTTCACTAGTATCAATAGTATAAGCAATTACGCCAATCCAGCATGTAAAAACCGACAGCATGGTAGCGTTTTGCGGAACACCTTTATCGTTAAGCTTGCTTAGCCATGACGGAGCCATATTTTCTCGCGCCAACGCATATAAGGACCGGCTACAACCGTAGAGCCCCGAATTCGAACAAGAAATAGCAGCAGTCAAAATTACAAAGGAGAATAGCCCGCCGGCCCATTCTAGGCCATAGGCACTCAAGGCTGCCGAAAAAGCGCTCTCTGCCAAACTGGCTTTTTCCCATGGATAAATGGCTACCAAGAGCAGCATGGGCACAATATACAGCGCAATTATGCGCCACATTACACTCTTAAGAGCTTTCGGAATGGTTTTCTCAGGCTGTTTGCTCTCACCCGCTGCCAAGCCGATAATTTCTGAACCCTGAAAATTTACCAGAATTATGACCATGGTAAGGAATATTGCCCAAACCCCGTTTGGTGTAAAACCACCGTTATTTAACAGCACTGATGTACCGATATAGCCGGCGTCACCAACTAAGCCAAAGACGATTAAAAGCGCCAAACCAACAAACATAACCAAAGCCAATATCTTAATCAGCGCCAGCCAAAACTCCATCTCACCAAAGGTCTTTACTGACGCTACATTAATAACCGTAATTATAACTCCGAACAACACCGCCCACCACATAGTACTAATGGCTGGGAAAAAGTCATTCATTATTATGCCGCCGGCTATCATCTCGGCCGGTACGTAGGTGACCCAGGTAATCCAGTAACACCAGCCCACCCCACAGGCCCAAGCCGGGGATATATATTCACGCGCGTAGGTAACAAATGAACCAGATATCGGAACAGCAACAGCAAGCTCACCCAAACATAACATTACCGAAAAAACAATCAGTCCGCCAAGTATGTAGGCGAGAATGGAGGCTGGCCCGGCTTTACTTATAATATAACCTGTTCCTAAAAAATAGCCGCTGCCAATAATGCCACCCAGCGCGATAAGCTGCAGATGACGACCCTTTAGTCCACGTGTCATCTCTCTTCCCTCGGTGTTGTTTTCCATTTATCATCCCCCATATCACAGTTAAAAAATTTTAGATTACGATGTAATCATAGTTGACATCTCGCCATTTGTAAATATAGTTTTAGTACTTTTTATTACCAAAACAAAAAAATAATCGAGAGTTCCGGTAAACCCACCGGAACTCTCGATTATTCATTTGACGCGGTGCTTTTCTTGGCCTCGCGAGATGCCTGCCAAGCCTCTCTCGCCATGTCAAGAATGCGCCTTTCCAATTTTGCCTGAGGGTTGGAAACAACTTTGCTAAAGTAACGTAATGCTTCCTCATTTCGACCAACCCGCCGCAATAATTCACCGACTAAATACGTCAAACTTACTTCAGACATGCCCGCAATAGGCAGCCGTTCTCTAAACAGCGCCTGCTCGAAATATTGGGCCGCTTTTGCCAGTGTCAACTGTTCTTCATCTGCAAATTCGCCTTCGCGAAACAGCCAACCCAGTCGCAGATAAAGACCGGCTATGTCGCTAGCCGCCAAGCCCTCCATTTCAGCGTAAAAAATCGCCAGCTTGTATGCCGCGACGGCCTGATCACGAGTTCGTACGCCGCTAAGATTTATATTGACCTCCCGACCGGCTAAAAACTTAGATACCTTAGCAATATTAGCCGCCGTAATATTAGGGAAGTGACTGTCTTGCGCGGCATAGCCGCAGTTCGGACATACCCAAACTGTGTAATAATAAGGATTAACATCTTTATAATAGGTGCAGAAATCGGTATCCTGCTTAATCTTGACAATTCGGGTTCGCACCCTCGTCACAGAAAAGTCCTTGCTGCAGACGCTGCAATTTTTATCTACAGTATATAAGATATCAGCCATTGTTTCTCACTCCGCTATAGTTCACAACTATTTTTAATCGCTTTCTTTCTCTTTTGACTTCTCCTTTTCTTTAGTCTTCATATCCATGTGGGCTGATGCCGCCCAAATCAGAGCTATAATAGTCCATTTTAAAATAACGGACATCTCGATAGAATTTCCATAGAAGTAAACAACCAGACTAAGAATGATACCTAAAAGATACCACATCATGACCAATCATCCCCCCTGCTTCTTTTCCGTTTACCTCTTGTCTTTATTCTACTTTTTAGGAGAATTACCTTTAAACTAGTCAAATCGTCAAAAAATTTAGCTAAGCAGGCCAAAATAGTTACAAGCGGGGTATAATCCCCCCGCTTGTTATGCGTTTTGCCGGCCGGCTATGATAGCTTGTCTGGCTAGTAAATCACACCGGTTATTTTTTTCGTTATCACTATGACCTTTGACTTTGACCCATTTTACCTTATGCTTGCCAACCAGTTCAATAAGCCGTAGCCATAGTTCTTTGTTTTCCACAGGCGTTTTCTTGCTTGTTACCCAGCCTTTTGCTATCCAGCTGTTTATCCAGCCATCCAAAAAAGCCTTGCAGACATAGGCACTGTCGGTGTAAATGGTCACCTCACAGGAAAACTTCAAAAGTTCCAACGCTTTTATGACAGCCGTCAATTCCATCCGATTATTGGTAGTGTTTTGCTCATAGCCAGAGATTTCTTTTTCTACACCTTTATAAATAAGGATTGAACCCCAGCCGCCCGGGCCGGGATTCCCGCTGCATGCCCCGTCGGTATAAATCTCTACTTCAGCCATCATTGACCTCCCTCGCTCGCTAATGTCTACTTGCAGCCATTATACCATCTTGTCCAATATCTTGGGAATGCATTCCACGGCCTTGTTTTCATGATTCGCCAATATATTCAAAGCGCTTAACCATTTTCCCATCGACCATAACGTCCTCTTCAAACATAGACTTTGGTCTTACCCAATACCCATAGTTCCCATATAAACACTGATAAACCACCATATCTTCTGCCGTTTCACTGTGCTTGGCTACGAACAGTACACGATAATTATTACCCTTGTAATGGCGATATACTCCCTGTTTAATATCGCTCCCTCCCAACTTGTTTTGCAATTACTTAAACTCACCTTCCAAAAAATCAAAACAAACTAAAATTATGATTAGTACTACCCCACTAAGTTTCCAGGCCAAAATCGGCCTTGTATAGTGAATTCTTATAATCGAAAACATTGCAATATCGAATATGACGGAGCTTATGGATGACCACCCATGTTGTAAGAGATACCCCCTACAATATAATGATCAGCAAGCTCTAACCCTGTAAATAGACAGACCCAGAGAAGGATATAGAGGTACTGATAAAGTCTGTTGCCGACAGGGAGCTTGGATAAAAAAATAAAGACGGTAGCTGGCAGAATGACAAAGCTATTAATTAGTTCGACTACCGTTCCACTCTTAACTAGAAATCCAGTATTATAGCTCCACAAGGCATGATGATATGTTAAAAAGCTCGCCGCTAAATTCATAACCATTACAAAAAGAGTAGTCGAATAATATCTCCGCCAGTTCTTCCAATCCCCTAATTTAAAGACAGCTATCAAAAATGAAGCGAGTAGACACACTCTAAAACTGAGAATTAGCAAACCCTATTACCTTCTTCCGAAGAATGCTAGTAATATGATTACCAATTTTTTAACTACTACCCTTGCAAGGTTACAATCATTTAGCTCCCGCTAGACCCAAGTCTTGTATAGCCCTAATAGACATTTTTACTATAATACTATATTTTCCTCTATTTTGGTAATAATACCTTATATACCATACTAATCCAACAAAGAGGTGTTATTATGTCTAAAACCGAAGAAAATTTAGCTGCCGCTTTTGAGGGCGAATCGCAAGCCAATCGGAAGTATCTAGCTTACGCCCAACAAGCGGACGCTGAGGGTTATAAGCAAATTGCCAAGCTATTTAGGGTAGTGGCTGAGGCTGAGACAATTCATGCTCATACCCATTTCCGCAACAATGGCGGTGTGCGCTCCACAGCCGAAAACCTGCAAGCTGCTATAAACGGCGAGACTTACGAATTTACCGAAATGTATCCGCCGTTTATTAAGAAGGCCGAAGAAGAAGGTCATACTGCAGCAACCCGGGGCTTTAAGCTAGCTAATGAAGCCGAAAAAGTTCACGGCGCTCTCTATCAAAAAGCCCTTGACAACCTTGGAACAAAAGACGAATACGACCTTTATCTCTGCTCAGTTTGCGGCCATGTCGCTGAAGGCGAAGCACCAGATAAATGCCCAATCTGCGGCGCGAAATCTACCGCTTATAAAAAGTATTAATAAATCTTACATTAAATGAAAAGTCGCTCATCCCAGATAAAGGGTGAGCGACTTTTTTCAATTGATCTATTCTTCATCCAGAATAAAGACATGAACATATCTTGAGCCATGAACACCAATACTCAAGTCCATTTCAATATCGGTTGTCCGGCTAGGTCCGGTGATAAAGGTTGCAGTTGTTGGCAGGCTAGTTCCAAAGCGCTTCTTAAGCTCCTTCATTACCGAATACAAACCATCAACCAACTGCGCTGTCGTACAAATAGCCATAAAAGTCAGCGGCAGAATGGCAACCGAGGTCGGTTGCTTGGCATTGTGAGTTATTACAACTGTCCCTGTTTCCGCCATCGCAATTTCGCCCCAGACAACGCCGCAGTCCATAGAGGCCGCTTTGTATTTTACCGCGCTGCTGTTCTCGCCTAAAGGCCATTTTAGCATCTCAGCGCCGGCATCTGAGAATATTTCTTCTAAATTAAGTTTCTCAAGTTCGGGGTGATCCCAGCGCATAGCCTTCTTTATTCCCCGTTCGTTGATAACCTGCTTGATTTTTTGCGCGAGTTCAGTACGGTTTTTGACGCTAAACGCATTACCACCGCCTAGCTTGTTCCACTCATCAATAAACCGTTCACGCAATTCCCGGCGTTCTTCAACCGTTGTTCCGCGCTTGGTAAATAAACCTTCCATCGGGTCTTCAACCCGCTTGGCTCGTTCACTTGGCGAGGTTTTTATTTTACTGCGGATGTTATCGAAAAAGGCTTTCCTATCACCCGTTAATACTCCTTGGCCCATAGTGATGCTCCTTTCAATCCTTATTAACTTCCGGCCACATTTCGTGGAAGAACTTATCAGGTAGGGCCGGCATATCGCGATATTTCAGCCAATCTGAGATTGGCGGCGGGCCATAGGCGATCTTGCCTTGTTTGACCAGCGGGAATTGGAATCGGCGAGCCATGCGTACTGAGAACCGATATCGGTTAGCAGCAGCAAAGGTGGCGCTCCAGCCCTTAT from Veillonellaceae bacterium encodes:
- a CDS encoding phosphoglycerate dehydrogenase, translated to MRVLVSDPVSQRGVEVLQKEFAVDVKTNLKPEELIKIIPEYDALVVRSETKVTKEVLEAATNLKVIGRAGVGVDNIDVEAATKKGVIVLNTPEGNTIAATEHTMAMMLALARNIPQAHASMKNKEWKRSQFMGVEMRGKTLGILGLGRIGTGVAKRALAMEMQVMAYDPFMNAERAEDLGIQVAEIDEILAKADFITLHLPKTPQTVNLLNKESFAKMKKGVRIVNCARGGVINEADLAEALKNGTVAGAAVDVFSKEPAAADNPLLDVDNIVLTPHLGASTAEAQVGVAVDVAEGIIQALKGEPVSTAVNMAPIPPHVLETIKPYLNLAEKMGCLAVHLAEGRINAIDVEYNGEISEVDTKMLTTGIIKGMLNPILQEKINYVNAPGLAKARGIKIKEVKSKDIANFADLITVKIHTDKGLKLVAGTLFGREEERIVKINGFRVDVEPNGWLLIGPHSNRPGIVGKIGTILGEENINIAGMQVGRSEIAGTSIMVVNVDSDVPTPVMLKIKAIDGMLGAQLVNLNA
- a CDS encoding DUF1015 domain-containing protein, whose amino-acid sequence is MAIVKPFRGLRPAPDLAAKVAALPYDVMDSEEARQITETNPYSFLRVTKSEVDLPPDIDVHTPEVYEKAKANLQQFIDDKILVQDEKPCFYVYKQKMGNHTQVGLAAAVSVDEYLQNIIRKHEFTRPDKEQDRVDHITTTGAQTGSVFLTYKADQTSKALLAEAMNKPPAYDFTASDGISHTLYVVDEPDKIAAIEQAFQKVNVLYIADGHHRSAAAARVAEACRKANPNHTGDEAYNKFLAVIFPDDMVYIMDYNRVVSDLNGLTTDDFLAEVREKFEVVPCDAAHKPAHPHTFGMYLGGRWYNLTAKQGSYNDADPVAKLDVSILQDNLLNPILGVKDPRTDKRINFVGGIRGMDELVRLVDSGKYQVAFSMYATSIKELMDIADAEQVMPPKSTWFEPKLRDAMVVHLIR
- the serC gene encoding 3-phosphoserine/phosphohydroxythreonine transaminase, whose protein sequence is MNRVFNFSAGPATLPLAVLEEAKQELLDYQNAGMSVLEMSHRSKPYEAINNEAEANMKELLGLGDDYRVLFLQGGASTQFAMVPMNFLTPDRTADYILTGAWSEKAQKEAKLYGKTHVAASTADGNYKRIPTMDEIKLSENPAYVHITSNNTIFGTQWQTLPAFNNVPLIADMSSDMLSRPFNAKDFALIYAGAQKNLGPAGVTVVVIRKDMLENNPKTIPTMLRYSTHSDKDSLYNTPPSFAVYIVNLVLRWLKGLGGLAAIEKMNIEKAGLVYDAIDQSGGFYKGHADKDSRSLMNITFRLPSEELEKTFVAEAAKLGLNGLKGHRSVGGLRASTYNAMPKEGCQALRDFMLEFQRKNG
- a CDS encoding flavin reductase family protein codes for the protein MKEVTYNEYADKALEILSNGAFLTTAHDGKVNTMTIGWGSVSYIWGKPVMMVMVRESRYTHDLIEKSGEFTVSLPFKDMKKKLNFCGAKSGREVDKIAVTELTTAPGQKVSTPVIADCGLTYECKIVYKQVMDEAGLDPEYKQKWYAQGDYHTLYYGEIVACYTNDK
- a CDS encoding amino acid permease, giving the protein MTRGLKGRHLQLIALGGIIGSGYFLGTGYIISKAGPASILAYILGGLIVFSVMLCLGELAVAVPISGSFVTYAREYISPAWACGVGWCYWITWVTYVPAEMIAGGIIMNDFFPAISTMWWAVLFGVIITVINVASVKTFGEMEFWLALIKILALVMFVGLALLIVFGLVGDAGYIGTSVLLNNGGFTPNGVWAIFLTMVIILVNFQGSEIIGLAAGESKQPEKTIPKALKSVMWRIIALYIVPMLLLVAIYPWEKASLAESAFSAALSAYGLEWAGGLFSFVILTAAISCSNSGLYGCSRSLYALARENMAPSWLSKLNDKGVPQNATMLSVFTCWIGVIAYTIDTSETIFTYLLALSGFSGAIAWISICWSQLNFRRRLESQGGVESLKFRAPWFPYLTYFGIWAQVACLVVVAFTEDLRNSLYLGIPLLILPIMLYKVRQFRQKAATVNEN
- a CDS encoding DUF2225 domain-containing protein, whose translation is MADILYTVDKNCSVCSKDFSVTRVRTRIVKIKQDTDFCTYYKDVNPYYYTVWVCPNCGYAAQDSHFPNITAANIAKVSKFLAGREVNINLSGVRTRDQAVAAYKLAIFYAEMEGLAASDIAGLYLRLGWLFREGEFADEEQLTLAKAAQYFEQALFRERLPIAGMSEVSLTYLVGELLRRVGRNEEALRYFSKVVSNPQAKLERRILDMAREAWQASREAKKSTASNE
- the rnhA gene encoding ribonuclease HI encodes the protein MAEVEIYTDGACSGNPGPGGWGSILIYKGVEKEISGYEQNTTNNRMELTAVIKALELLKFSCEVTIYTDSAYVCKAFLDGWINSWIAKGWVTSKKTPVENKELWLRLIELVGKHKVKWVKVKGHSDNEKNNRCDLLARQAIIAGRQNA
- a CDS encoding DUF1653 domain-containing protein, which gives rise to MGGSDIKQGVYRHYKGNNYRVLFVAKHSETAEDMVVYQCLYGNYGYWVRPKSMFEEDVMVDGKMVKRFEYIGES
- a CDS encoding rubrerythrin family protein is translated as MSKTEENLAAAFEGESQANRKYLAYAQQADAEGYKQIAKLFRVVAEAETIHAHTHFRNNGGVRSTAENLQAAINGETYEFTEMYPPFIKKAEEEGHTAATRGFKLANEAEKVHGALYQKALDNLGTKDEYDLYLCSVCGHVAEGEAPDKCPICGAKSTAYKKY
- a CDS encoding LUD domain-containing protein, whose protein sequence is MGQGVLTGDRKAFFDNIRSKIKTSPSERAKRVEDPMEGLFTKRGTTVEERRELRERFIDEWNKLGGGNAFSVKNRTELAQKIKQVINERGIKKAMRWDHPELEKLNLEEIFSDAGAEMLKWPLGENSSAVKYKAASMDCGVVWGEIAMAETGTVVITHNAKQPTSVAILPLTFMAICTTAQLVDGLYSVMKELKKRFGTSLPTTATFITGPSRTTDIEMDLSIGVHGSRYVHVFILDEE